Proteins encoded in a region of the Scyliorhinus canicula chromosome 2, sScyCan1.1, whole genome shotgun sequence genome:
- the ism2a gene encoding isthmin-2 isoform X2, which yields MQLLGRTVRLLSLVFLTTFFVLLRGVPTAKLEPRRGQIAEQEIKSHSMTRSTQTPEPMRENNKLESWKQSSEQRHKRRWSPQRAQGTQAQPKFGTNLEEVDPFVLDLKNFPDLTNADLNTQNPNIQVTIEVVDDPQAEIEMDLLKGNRNDWSITSAEWLSHKDIFWPLFWEYPDSTEVGSLDSSNGMDDDDEDDYSVEYEGEDTFLSTLDGVWDRNWPLQKSWPSKEKFSYEYEDNEDWSAWSPCTVTCGSGNQKRTRSCGYACTATESRTCDLKRCPEVDSCDKWLNCKSEFLKKYLMKALTDLPSCPCTYPTEAVYSIVSVHEDGKGRFFRWRDASGPKERLDIYKPTSKSCIRSMLSLDSATLAAQHCCYDDQMKLITRGKGAGAPNLISTEFSPELHYKVDVLPWILCKGDWSRYNAVRPPNNGLNCSENPLEDDFMAQLKEAKEY from the exons ATCAAAAGCCATTCAATGACAAGGTCAACTCAAACGCCAGAGCCAATGCGGGAAAATAACAAGCTGGAGAGTTGGAAGCAGAGCAGCGAGCAACGTCACAAGCGCCGGTGGTCACCCCAACGGGCCCAAGGAACCCAGGCACAGCCGAAATTTGGCACCAACttggaggaggtggaccctttcGTCCTggacctgaagaatttccctgacCTGACGAACGCCGATCTTAACACTCAGAACCCAAACATTCAG GTCACGATTGAGGTGGTGGATGATCCGCAGGCGGAAATTGAGATggatcttctgaagggcaaccgaAATGACTGGTCCATCACCTCAGCCGAATGGCTGTCCCACAAAGACATCTTCTGGCCTTTGTTTTGGGAGTATCCAGACTCGACTGAAGTCGGCAGCTTGGATTCCTCCAACGGAATGGACGACGATGACGAAGATGATTATTCTGTGGAGTATGAGGGAGAAGACACATTCCTCAGCACTTTGGATGGAGTCTGGGATCGGAACTGGCCTTTGCAGAAGAGCTGGCCCTCCAAGGAGAAGTTTAGCTATG AATATGAAGATAATGAAGACTGGAGTGCCTGGTCCCCCTGCACTGTCACATGTGGCAGTGGCAACCAGAAACGCACCAGGTCCTGTGGCTATGCCTGCACCGCAACCGAATCACGAACCTGTGACTTGAAACGATGTCCGG AAGTGGACAGCTGTGATAAATGGCTAAACTGCAAGAGCGAGTTCCTGAAGAAgtacctgatgaaggccctgacGGATttacccagctgcccctgcacctACCCCACTGAAGCGGTGTACAGCATCGTCAGCGTCCACGAAGATGGCAAGGGCAGGTTCTTCCGATGGCGGGACGCGAGCGGCCCGAAGGAGCGCTTGGATATCTACAAGCCCACCTCCAAGTCCTGTATCCGCTCCATGCTGTCCCTGGACAGCGCCACCCTGGCGGCCCAGCACTGTTGCTATGACGACCAGATGAAGCTGATCACGAGGGGGAAAGGCGCGGGGGCTCCCAATCTGATCAGCACGGAGTTCTCGCCGGAGCTCCATTACAAGGTGGATGTGTTGCCATGGATACTGTGCAAAGGGGACTGGAGCAGGTACAATGCCGTGCGTCCACCAAACAATGGCCTGAACTGTTCGGAAAACCCTTTGGAAGATGACTTTATGGCTCAACTAAAGGAAGCAAAAGAGTATTGA
- the ism2a gene encoding isthmin-2 isoform X1, with amino-acid sequence MQLLGRTVRLLSLVFLTTFFVLLRGVPTAKLEPRRGQIAEQEIKSHSMTRSTQTPEPMRENNKLESWKQSSEQRHKRRWSPQRAQGTQAQPKFGTNLEEVDPFVLDLKNFPDLTNADLNTQNPNIQVTIEVVDDPQAEIEMDLLKGNRNDWSITSAEWLSHKDIFWPLFWEYPDSTEVGSLDSSNGMDDDDEDDYSVEYEGEDTFLSTLDGVWDRNWPLQKSWPSKEKFSYEYEDNEDWSAWSPCTVTCGSGNQKRTRSCGYACTATESRTCDLKRCPGMEDDLNAATEKTLAERGNGTELFDAEVDSCDKWLNCKSEFLKKYLMKALTDLPSCPCTYPTEAVYSIVSVHEDGKGRFFRWRDASGPKERLDIYKPTSKSCIRSMLSLDSATLAAQHCCYDDQMKLITRGKGAGAPNLISTEFSPELHYKVDVLPWILCKGDWSRYNAVRPPNNGLNCSENPLEDDFMAQLKEAKEY; translated from the exons ATCAAAAGCCATTCAATGACAAGGTCAACTCAAACGCCAGAGCCAATGCGGGAAAATAACAAGCTGGAGAGTTGGAAGCAGAGCAGCGAGCAACGTCACAAGCGCCGGTGGTCACCCCAACGGGCCCAAGGAACCCAGGCACAGCCGAAATTTGGCACCAACttggaggaggtggaccctttcGTCCTggacctgaagaatttccctgacCTGACGAACGCCGATCTTAACACTCAGAACCCAAACATTCAG GTCACGATTGAGGTGGTGGATGATCCGCAGGCGGAAATTGAGATggatcttctgaagggcaaccgaAATGACTGGTCCATCACCTCAGCCGAATGGCTGTCCCACAAAGACATCTTCTGGCCTTTGTTTTGGGAGTATCCAGACTCGACTGAAGTCGGCAGCTTGGATTCCTCCAACGGAATGGACGACGATGACGAAGATGATTATTCTGTGGAGTATGAGGGAGAAGACACATTCCTCAGCACTTTGGATGGAGTCTGGGATCGGAACTGGCCTTTGCAGAAGAGCTGGCCCTCCAAGGAGAAGTTTAGCTATG AATATGAAGATAATGAAGACTGGAGTGCCTGGTCCCCCTGCACTGTCACATGTGGCAGTGGCAACCAGAAACGCACCAGGTCCTGTGGCTATGCCTGCACCGCAACCGAATCACGAACCTGTGACTTGAAACGATGTCCGG GGATGGAAGATGATCTGAATGCAGCCACTGAAAAAACTCTGGCGGAGAGGGGAAATGGAACAGAGTTGTTTGACGCGG AAGTGGACAGCTGTGATAAATGGCTAAACTGCAAGAGCGAGTTCCTGAAGAAgtacctgatgaaggccctgacGGATttacccagctgcccctgcacctACCCCACTGAAGCGGTGTACAGCATCGTCAGCGTCCACGAAGATGGCAAGGGCAGGTTCTTCCGATGGCGGGACGCGAGCGGCCCGAAGGAGCGCTTGGATATCTACAAGCCCACCTCCAAGTCCTGTATCCGCTCCATGCTGTCCCTGGACAGCGCCACCCTGGCGGCCCAGCACTGTTGCTATGACGACCAGATGAAGCTGATCACGAGGGGGAAAGGCGCGGGGGCTCCCAATCTGATCAGCACGGAGTTCTCGCCGGAGCTCCATTACAAGGTGGATGTGTTGCCATGGATACTGTGCAAAGGGGACTGGAGCAGGTACAATGCCGTGCGTCCACCAAACAATGGCCTGAACTGTTCGGAAAACCCTTTGGAAGATGACTTTATGGCTCAACTAAAGGAAGCAAAAGAGTATTGA